In Halobaculum magnesiiphilum, the following proteins share a genomic window:
- a CDS encoding histidine kinase, giving the protein MSTQTESAHGTESPPGNWRAGTLAGIAGGIAMGVLVIAMNPPTIAVAIPSLYGLAPPPTPGVGMVVHVSHGAVLGVAFAGIAGAVGVDSDAKVVGLGVGWGVVTWAVLAALVMPLWLSAVGSPASPPLPNFAPPSLLWHVVYGLVLGGVYVAIEDAV; this is encoded by the coding sequence ATGTCGACACAGACTGAGTCCGCACACGGTACCGAATCGCCGCCGGGCAACTGGCGCGCGGGAACGCTCGCCGGGATCGCCGGCGGGATCGCGATGGGCGTGCTGGTGATCGCCATGAATCCGCCGACGATCGCGGTCGCGATCCCGTCGCTGTACGGGCTCGCGCCGCCGCCGACCCCGGGCGTCGGGATGGTCGTCCACGTCTCTCACGGCGCGGTACTCGGGGTCGCCTTCGCCGGCATCGCCGGCGCGGTCGGGGTCGACTCCGACGCGAAGGTCGTCGGCCTCGGCGTCGGCTGGGGCGTCGTCACCTGGGCGGTCCTCGCGGCGCTGGTGATGCCGCTGTGGCTGAGCGCCGTCGGGTCGCCGGCGAGTCCGCCGCTTCCCAACTTCGCGCCTCCGTCGCTGCTGTGGCACGTCGTCTACGGGCTCGTCCTCGGCGGCGTCTACGTCGCGATCGAGGACGCGGTCTGA
- a CDS encoding DUF6498-containing protein: protein MRSALPAPPALRSGPLAVLASNLVAPVGVLAFGWSTTVLLGVFVVDVIAGVWWAVPKVPFAAKRPNNAIDDDSRLFGPFQTKRGEITLPDPIPPVYLRNLPTLLVVACFLAPLETVVAFTVFALPDPTITDAVAEQLLLGGLAVVAGRGYETWADYFRGGGFRDHSPRSVLLVPFMHLFAVGGLVFVAGGLAGSGVAGDAVLGLVVAGKLAFDLRTLQIERDPDRRGWFYRFYGSAETEIDPEPVAVPDGDPVVTVRPARRVAVVDAAVRGLTYSLSSAVLVVWGIVILFVGLGAWSLAVWPALALVAFVGVRALGRYLAYGSVEYRAYDGVLVVYDRLLDEPQARIEGTAVTDASVARDPVDRVFDTRTLDIGGDDDAGPDVGLTVPDPEEVNDDDANANRSLSVAHVSDPDPIVEALGAAWHLER from the coding sequence GTGCGATCGGCCCTCCCCGCCCCGCCCGCGCTTCGGTCCGGTCCCCTCGCGGTGCTCGCGTCGAACCTCGTCGCCCCGGTCGGCGTCCTCGCGTTCGGGTGGTCGACGACGGTCCTGCTGGGGGTGTTCGTCGTCGACGTGATCGCCGGCGTCTGGTGGGCGGTCCCGAAGGTCCCCTTCGCCGCGAAGCGCCCGAACAACGCGATCGACGACGACTCGCGGCTGTTCGGGCCGTTCCAGACGAAGCGCGGGGAGATCACCCTCCCCGACCCGATCCCGCCGGTGTACCTCCGGAACCTCCCGACGCTGCTCGTGGTCGCGTGTTTCCTCGCTCCCCTGGAGACGGTCGTCGCGTTCACGGTGTTCGCGCTGCCGGACCCGACGATCACCGACGCCGTGGCCGAGCAACTGCTGCTCGGCGGGCTGGCCGTGGTCGCCGGCCGCGGATACGAGACGTGGGCGGACTACTTCCGCGGCGGGGGGTTCCGCGATCACTCCCCGCGGTCGGTGCTGTTGGTCCCGTTCATGCACCTGTTCGCCGTCGGAGGGCTCGTGTTCGTCGCCGGGGGGCTGGCGGGGTCTGGCGTCGCCGGCGACGCCGTGCTCGGGCTCGTCGTCGCCGGAAAGCTCGCGTTCGATCTCCGGACGCTGCAGATCGAGCGCGACCCCGACCGGCGCGGGTGGTTCTACCGGTTCTACGGGAGCGCAGAGACCGAGATCGATCCGGAGCCGGTCGCGGTGCCCGACGGCGACCCGGTCGTCACGGTCCGGCCGGCCCGCCGCGTCGCCGTCGTCGACGCCGCGGTCCGGGGGCTGACGTACTCGCTGTCGAGCGCCGTGCTCGTAGTGTGGGGGATCGTGATCCTCTTCGTGGGTCTGGGGGCGTGGTCGCTTGCGGTCTGGCCCGCGCTCGCGCTTGTGGCGTTCGTCGGCGTCCGGGCGCTCGGGCGCTATCTCGCCTACGGGAGCGTCGAGTACCGCGCCTACGACGGCGTGCTCGTGGTGTACGACCGCCTGCTCGACGAGCCGCAGGCGCGCATCGAGGGGACCGCCGTCACCGACGCGAGCGTCGCCCGCGACCCGGTCGACCGCGTGTTCGACACCCGGACGCTCGATATCGGCGGCGACGACGACGCCGGACCCGACGTCGGGCTGACGGTGCCCGACCCCGAGGAGGTGAACGACGACGACGCGAACGCGAACCGGTCGCTGTCGGTCGCCCATGTGTCCGACCCCGACCCGATCGTCGAGGCGCTCGGGGCCGCGTGGCACTTGGAGCGGTAG
- a CDS encoding WD40/YVTN/BNR-like repeat-containing protein: MSLLIGTDEGLYRVDAVPFERGDPERVLECGVVTAVRTFDHTEGVFVASSEGAFRSTDGGDTWTDLGVPLGDRFWHAGQSEVWSILATRDGAWYAGTNDPYVFRSVDEGETWAELKGFRDLPSRGHWESPIDPHYARLRALEVVPGRPDHLIAGVEAGGIHLSDDGGRTWRDRRDTIVDDVHQVLPVSEDVWLATTGYLDHDLENLGLGHAVGEGGLWRTTDAGDSWNRVDRGNDFSYIRRVFVHDGTVFFCGGEEAPPAWVNDEHETALFESTNFGRDFERVPYPGEPHEVIETWTVHDGDVLCGSGLFDVPDVRDDVEGRIIRRGDDGEYHTVGRVGTNVSRIEAI; encoded by the coding sequence ATGTCACTGTTGATCGGGACCGACGAGGGGCTGTACCGCGTCGACGCCGTCCCGTTCGAGCGAGGCGATCCGGAGCGAGTGCTGGAGTGTGGCGTCGTCACCGCGGTCCGCACGTTCGACCACACCGAGGGCGTGTTCGTCGCCTCCTCGGAGGGCGCGTTCCGCTCGACCGACGGCGGCGACACCTGGACCGATCTGGGCGTCCCGCTGGGCGACCGGTTCTGGCACGCCGGGCAAAGCGAGGTGTGGTCGATCCTCGCGACCCGCGACGGCGCGTGGTACGCGGGCACCAACGACCCGTACGTGTTCCGCTCGGTCGACGAGGGCGAGACGTGGGCGGAACTGAAGGGCTTTCGCGACCTGCCCTCCCGCGGTCACTGGGAGTCGCCGATCGACCCTCACTACGCCCGCCTACGGGCCCTCGAAGTCGTTCCGGGTCGTCCCGACCACCTCATCGCGGGCGTCGAGGCCGGCGGGATCCACCTGAGCGACGACGGCGGGCGGACGTGGCGCGACCGCCGCGACACCATCGTCGACGACGTCCACCAGGTCCTCCCCGTCTCCGAGGACGTGTGGCTCGCGACGACGGGGTATCTCGACCACGACCTGGAGAACCTCGGCCTCGGTCACGCGGTCGGCGAGGGCGGGCTGTGGCGGACGACCGACGCCGGCGACTCGTGGAACCGGGTCGACCGCGGCAACGACTTCTCGTACATCCGGCGGGTGTTCGTCCACGACGGGACGGTGTTCTTCTGCGGCGGCGAGGAGGCGCCGCCGGCGTGGGTGAACGACGAGCACGAGACGGCGCTGTTCGAGTCGACCAACTTCGGGCGCGACTTCGAGCGCGTGCCGTACCCCGGCGAGCCCCACGAGGTGATCGAGACGTGGACCGTCCACGACGGCGACGTGCTCTGTGGCTCCGGGCTGTTCGACGTGCCCGACGTCCGCGACGACGTGGAGGGGCGGATCATCCGCCGCGGCGACGACGGGGAGTACCACACCGTCGGGCGCGTGGGGACGAACGTGAGCCGGATCGAGGCGATCTGA
- a CDS encoding fumarylacetoacetate hydrolase family protein, translated as MRLGQYSTSEDDAAWTGVALEEDTIVRLPKAGAAAGVEIPDATVDLLADWQWRRKAELAVEYAEATGTGVYDAAEVDRHAPVSDPGKVVCVGLNYRDHAEEGGNEIPETPVLFSKFPTTVAGPDDTIGWDPEYTEKVDYEAELVVVIGEEARRVDEDDAMDHVAGYLVGNDVSARDLQHGDGQWVRGKSLDGFAPVGPELVTADEIDDPHDLDIYAEVNGERLQDSSTDQLIFGIDELVSFCSQAFTLTPGDLIFTGTPPGVGVYREPPVLLAEGDTVTVGVEGLGELTNDCEYR; from the coding sequence ATGCGACTTGGACAATACAGTACATCCGAGGACGACGCCGCGTGGACCGGCGTCGCGCTCGAAGAAGACACGATCGTTCGACTCCCCAAGGCCGGCGCGGCCGCGGGCGTCGAGATCCCCGACGCGACCGTCGACCTGCTCGCGGACTGGCAGTGGCGCCGGAAGGCCGAGCTGGCCGTCGAGTACGCCGAGGCGACCGGCACCGGCGTGTACGACGCCGCCGAGGTGGACAGACACGCGCCCGTGAGCGACCCCGGGAAGGTGGTCTGCGTCGGGCTGAACTACCGCGACCACGCCGAGGAGGGCGGCAACGAGATCCCCGAGACGCCGGTGTTGTTCTCGAAGTTCCCGACGACCGTCGCCGGGCCCGACGACACGATCGGCTGGGACCCCGAGTACACGGAGAAGGTCGACTACGAGGCGGAACTCGTCGTCGTGATCGGCGAGGAGGCCCGCCGCGTTGACGAGGACGACGCGATGGACCACGTCGCCGGCTACCTCGTCGGCAACGACGTGTCCGCCCGCGACCTCCAGCACGGCGACGGCCAGTGGGTCCGCGGGAAGAGCCTCGACGGGTTCGCCCCGGTCGGCCCGGAACTCGTGACGGCCGACGAGATCGACGACCCGCACGACTTGGACATCTACGCCGAGGTGAACGGCGAGCGCCTGCAGGACTCCTCGACCGACCAGCTCATCTTCGGGATCGACGAACTGGTGTCCTTCTGTAGTCAGGCGTTCACGCTGACGCCGGGCGACCTGATATTCACCGGGACGCCGCCGGGCGTCGGCGTCTACCGCGAGCCGCCGGTGTTGCTGGCGGAGGGCGACACCGTCACCGTCGGCGTCGAGGGGCTGGGCGAGCTGACCAACGACTGCGAGTATCGGTAG
- a CDS encoding SDR family oxidoreductase yields the protein MRDIDGDAVAITGASSGIGAATARTLAAAGVDLALGARREDRLADLAAELETDHGVRVEATAVDVTERERVEAFVEGAAEALDGLDGVVVNAGVGLDGDLDSMSIDDYRTMMGVNVDGAFHTARAALPHLRESDGTLVFVASFAGEYPRPGNPVYAASKWWVRGFAHSLEGSVGPDGVAVSVVNPTEVRTEFASEQGASFEDQFDSGDVTDPGAIADGIRFCLSQEGTDTVSELDLYRRDKFAGW from the coding sequence ATGCGAGACATCGACGGCGACGCGGTCGCGATCACGGGCGCGAGTTCGGGCATCGGCGCGGCGACGGCGCGGACGCTCGCGGCGGCGGGCGTCGACCTGGCGCTGGGCGCCAGACGCGAGGACCGGCTGGCCGACCTCGCGGCCGAACTGGAGACCGACCACGGCGTCCGCGTCGAGGCGACCGCCGTCGACGTGACCGAACGCGAGCGGGTGGAGGCGTTCGTCGAGGGCGCCGCGGAGGCACTCGACGGGCTCGACGGCGTGGTCGTCAACGCGGGCGTCGGCCTCGACGGCGACCTCGACTCGATGTCGATCGACGACTACCGGACGATGATGGGCGTCAACGTCGACGGCGCCTTTCACACGGCGCGGGCGGCGCTCCCGCACCTCCGCGAGTCCGACGGGACGCTCGTGTTCGTCGCCAGCTTCGCGGGCGAGTACCCCCGCCCCGGTAACCCGGTGTACGCCGCGAGCAAGTGGTGGGTCCGCGGGTTCGCCCACAGCCTGGAGGGCAGCGTCGGCCCCGACGGCGTCGCCGTCAGCGTCGTCAACCCCACCGAGGTGCGCACCGAGTTCGCCAGCGAACAGGGGGCATCCTTCGAGGACCAGTTCGACTCGGGGGACGTGACGGACCCGGGAGCTATCGCGGACGGGATCCGCTTTTGTCTCTCCCAGGAGGGCACCGACACGGTGAGCGAACTCGACCTGTACCGCCGGGACAAGTTCGCCGGGTGGTAG
- a CDS encoding DUF2249 domain-containing protein produces MPAETIDIRDIPPAKRHPTIHDAFAELDAGESLELINDHDPQPLFYEFDAEVDDFDADGYEVEQRGPGEFVARLPKE; encoded by the coding sequence ATGCCTGCCGAAACGATCGACATCCGAGACATCCCGCCGGCGAAGCGCCATCCGACCATCCACGACGCGTTCGCCGAGCTCGACGCCGGCGAGTCGCTGGAGCTGATCAACGACCACGACCCGCAGCCGCTGTTCTACGAGTTCGACGCCGAGGTCGACGACTTCGACGCCGACGGCTACGAGGTCGAACAGCGCGGCCCCGGCGAGTTCGTCGCACGGCTCCCCAAGGAGTAG
- a CDS encoding CaiB/BaiF CoA transferase family protein produces the protein MSDTDTDSPSTQGKMLEGVKVLDLSTFVTGGFSSAMLANLGAEVIKVEQPGYGDAIRHSGPPFIQGESPYYWTVNYGKQSLELDLKNDRAKEAFYELVEHADIVVQNYRPGTAERLDIDYDTLSEYNDQLIYLAISAFGQTGPWAKRSGYDLLIQGMSGLMSVTGEEGRQPVKVGVPMTDLITGMWAGFGAMASLYRRERTGEGEYIDLGMLEATLPWLTKQAGMVFADEEPTRMGTKDPVLAPYQTFETKDGYINVCILNEKLWHELCEVIDRPDLPEDDRFAQNADRVEHQDALEAEIEATLTEKTTDEWIEIIAEEGGVPAGPVYEVEEALNNPQIDARGAVSEIEHPELGEIPVIEHPLKFANGESGFDRAPPLLGEHNREVFAELGYSEAELDELEAAGVFGDADDASQGSDGE, from the coding sequence ATGTCCGACACCGACACCGATTCACCATCGACGCAGGGGAAGATGCTCGAGGGCGTGAAGGTCCTCGATCTCTCGACGTTCGTGACCGGCGGGTTCAGTTCGGCGATGCTCGCCAACCTCGGGGCGGAGGTGATCAAGGTCGAACAGCCGGGGTACGGCGACGCGATCCGTCACTCGGGGCCGCCGTTCATCCAGGGCGAGTCGCCGTACTACTGGACGGTCAACTACGGCAAGCAGAGCCTCGAACTCGACCTGAAGAACGACCGCGCGAAGGAGGCGTTCTACGAGCTGGTCGAGCACGCGGACATCGTCGTCCAGAACTACCGCCCGGGCACCGCCGAGCGTCTCGACATCGACTACGACACGCTCTCGGAGTACAACGACCAGCTCATCTACCTCGCGATCTCCGCGTTCGGACAGACCGGGCCGTGGGCGAAGCGCTCGGGGTACGACCTGCTCATCCAGGGGATGAGCGGCCTGATGAGCGTCACCGGCGAGGAGGGCCGCCAGCCCGTGAAGGTCGGCGTCCCGATGACCGACCTCATCACGGGGATGTGGGCCGGCTTCGGCGCGATGGCGTCGCTGTACCGCCGCGAGCGGACCGGCGAGGGCGAGTACATCGATCTGGGAATGCTGGAGGCGACGCTGCCGTGGCTCACGAAGCAGGCCGGCATGGTCTTCGCCGACGAGGAACCCACACGCATGGGAACGAAGGACCCCGTCCTCGCCCCGTACCAGACGTTCGAGACGAAGGACGGGTACATCAACGTCTGCATCCTCAACGAGAAGCTGTGGCACGAGCTATGCGAGGTGATCGACCGCCCGGACCTCCCGGAAGACGACCGATTCGCGCAGAACGCCGACCGGGTCGAACACCAGGACGCCCTCGAAGCCGAGATCGAGGCGACGCTCACGGAGAAGACGACCGACGAGTGGATCGAGATCATCGCCGAGGAGGGCGGCGTCCCCGCAGGTCCGGTGTACGAGGTCGAGGAGGCGCTGAACAACCCGCAGATCGACGCCCGCGGCGCCGTCTCCGAGATCGAACACCCCGAGCTGGGGGAGATCCCGGTGATCGAGCACCCGCTGAAGTTCGCCAACGGCGAGAGCGGCTTCGACCGGGCGCCGCCGCTGCTGGGGGAACACAACCGCGAGGTGTTCGCGGAGCTGGGCTACTCCGAGGCGGAGCTCGACGAGCTGGAGGCGGCGGGCGTCTTCGGCGACGCGGACGACGCGAGCCAGGGAAGCGACGGCGAGTGA
- a CDS encoding DoxX family protein, which yields MAGDAPSRLGRLMYGGILAYMAIDGFRNNDKRVGIAEEKGVPMPDVAVPFATGMLFVANVGILLWRFPRLAAGALIVFFASTTPVIHDFWRQEGGERQGNKINFLKNVALMGCAVMLLEAADEDAGGDGDA from the coding sequence ATGGCCGGCGACGCACCCTCACGGCTCGGACGGCTCATGTACGGCGGGATCCTCGCGTACATGGCGATCGACGGCTTCCGGAACAACGACAAGCGCGTGGGGATCGCCGAGGAGAAGGGCGTCCCGATGCCGGACGTCGCGGTCCCGTTCGCCACAGGGATGCTGTTCGTCGCGAACGTCGGCATCCTCCTGTGGCGGTTCCCCCGCCTCGCCGCGGGCGCGCTCATCGTGTTCTTCGCGAGCACGACGCCCGTCATTCACGACTTCTGGCGTCAGGAGGGCGGCGAACGGCAGGGCAACAAGATCAACTTCCTGAAGAACGTCGCGCTGATGGGCTGTGCGGTGATGCTCCTCGAGGCGGCCGATGAGGACGCCGGCGGCGACGGGGACGCCTGA
- a CDS encoding amidohydrolase family protein — MGQTIIRDGTVVTLDPDIGEIAGGDVLIEDGEIVEVGEDLSDANAEVIDASGKIVFPGLVDSHIHLAQTQVRGIAGDWSLMGEYFEHMLGNITGLYGPEDMYLGGLFGAFEKLYTGTTTALDWSYPNTLEHGERAVDALQDAGLRAVYTYGPPGDDAPTWWYDSDVGLPEENIRELYAERIRDDDLLSLAIGLRGPDFCTDETACADLELARELDALSTIHMGAAQWTSSEYNPEYQGFGAYEDLLGPDVNVAHGNHFSQEDIDHAVEQGVSFSATPEVEMQMGHGIPVTGKVLEAGGRPAWGVDVCSNVSGDMGTQMRVGMQVQRMFRNQEILETGEEVTELGLTARDTLEMATIEGARALGLDDEIGTLTPGKRADVVVLDASDFMTAPSHSAVQTIVFQSDPSHIDTVLVDGEPVKRDGELTNDLVRSEFDRFVESGHRLIDDAGIDL; from the coding sequence ATGGGACAAACGATCATTAGGGATGGCACGGTCGTCACGCTGGACCCCGATATCGGGGAGATCGCCGGCGGCGACGTGCTGATCGAGGACGGCGAGATCGTCGAGGTCGGGGAGGACCTCTCGGACGCGAACGCGGAGGTGATCGACGCGTCGGGGAAGATCGTCTTCCCCGGGCTCGTCGACTCGCACATTCATCTCGCACAGACGCAGGTCAGGGGGATCGCGGGGGACTGGTCGCTCATGGGCGAATACTTCGAGCACATGCTCGGCAACATCACCGGGCTCTACGGACCCGAGGACATGTACCTCGGCGGGCTCTTCGGGGCCTTCGAGAAGCTCTACACGGGGACGACCACGGCCCTCGACTGGTCGTACCCCAACACGCTCGAACACGGCGAGCGCGCCGTCGACGCGCTGCAGGACGCCGGACTGCGCGCGGTCTACACGTACGGGCCGCCGGGCGACGACGCGCCGACGTGGTGGTACGACAGCGACGTGGGGCTCCCCGAGGAGAACATCCGCGAGCTGTACGCCGAGCGGATCCGCGACGACGACCTCCTCAGCCTGGCGATCGGGCTCCGGGGGCCGGACTTCTGTACCGACGAGACCGCCTGCGCCGACCTGGAGCTGGCGCGGGAGCTGGACGCGCTCTCGACCATCCACATGGGCGCCGCGCAGTGGACCTCCTCGGAGTACAACCCCGAGTACCAGGGCTTCGGCGCCTACGAGGACCTGCTCGGCCCCGACGTGAACGTCGCCCACGGGAACCACTTCTCACAGGAGGACATCGACCACGCCGTCGAGCAGGGCGTCTCCTTCTCGGCGACGCCGGAGGTCGAGATGCAGATGGGCCACGGCATCCCGGTCACCGGGAAGGTGCTCGAGGCGGGCGGGCGCCCGGCCTGGGGCGTCGACGTCTGCTCGAACGTCAGCGGCGACATGGGCACCCAGATGCGGGTCGGGATGCAGGTCCAGCGGATGTTCCGTAACCAGGAGATCCTCGAGACCGGCGAGGAGGTCACCGAACTGGGACTCACCGCCCGCGACACCCTGGAGATGGCGACCATCGAGGGCGCACGGGCGCTCGGGCTTGACGACGAGATCGGGACGCTCACGCCCGGCAAGCGCGCGGACGTCGTGGTGCTCGACGCGAGCGACTTCATGACCGCGCCGTCGCACTCGGCGGTGCAGACGATCGTCTTCCAGTCGGACCCCTCCCACATCGACACCGTCCTCGTCGACGGCGAGCCCGTCAAGCGGGACGGCGAGCTGACGAACGACCTCGTCCGCTCCGAGTTCGATCGCTTCGTCGAGTCGGGCCACCGGCTCATCGACGACGCCGGGATCGATCTCTGA
- a CDS encoding DUF2249 domain-containing protein: MTRTRDASDPTEEDAHGASDDDTHVLDVREIDEPPFDPIVDALADLGRDETLVIVNGFEPEPLYAELDRRGFTHRTTHVSEDEWHVAVEHA, translated from the coding sequence ATGACACGCACGCGAGACGCCTCCGATCCGACCGAGGAGGACGCACACGGGGCGTCCGACGATGACACCCACGTCCTCGACGTCCGTGAGATCGACGAGCCGCCGTTCGACCCGATCGTGGACGCGCTGGCGGACCTGGGACGCGACGAGACGCTGGTGATCGTGAACGGATTCGAGCCCGAGCCGCTGTATGCGGAACTCGACCGGCGGGGGTTCACCCACCGGACCACGCACGTGAGCGAGGACGAGTGGCACGTCGCCGTCGAGCACGCGTGA
- a CDS encoding TatD family hydrolase, with translation MTDTYPTARPTDATYLDEDLDLPTELLNTPWIDGHNHAHTLSYEDRERYALSGCAGMVMVSSGYHWTPYKPVRASDIRYLWDDAINRRAAIERNHFFEAKLGLGIHTGVRIEDPDAVLEAMDEYCELDEVAVVGETGVTPSQHVEAWDLDEQRAVVEAQMGIAADHDLPVILHTPNTSPPAKRSYRPELATPGYEKNPGLGTEPVIDGDNPALEAVKIDVAAAHDAGLPEERVIASHADENNTAYLMEETDCYLSYTIGHSWLVGVDAATVANAIDEYGPERIMIDTDCANVLRTDPYAIKRAILELYRYGIDADDIRTVVWENPKRVLGFEE, from the coding sequence ATGACCGACACTTACCCCACCGCCCGCCCGACGGACGCGACGTATCTCGACGAGGACCTCGACCTCCCGACGGAACTGCTGAACACGCCGTGGATCGACGGCCACAACCACGCCCACACGCTGTCGTACGAGGACCGCGAGCGGTACGCCCTCTCGGGGTGTGCAGGGATGGTGATGGTCTCGTCGGGCTACCACTGGACCCCGTACAAGCCCGTCCGGGCGTCGGACATCCGCTACCTCTGGGACGACGCGATCAACCGCCGGGCAGCCATCGAGCGCAACCACTTCTTCGAGGCGAAGCTCGGGCTCGGGATCCACACCGGCGTCCGGATCGAGGACCCCGACGCGGTGCTGGAGGCGATGGACGAGTACTGCGAGCTGGACGAGGTCGCTGTCGTCGGCGAGACCGGCGTCACCCCGAGCCAGCACGTCGAGGCGTGGGACCTCGACGAGCAGCGCGCCGTCGTCGAGGCCCAGATGGGGATCGCCGCCGACCACGACCTCCCCGTGATCCTCCACACGCCGAACACGTCGCCGCCGGCGAAGCGGTCCTACCGCCCAGAACTCGCCACCCCGGGCTACGAGAAGAACCCCGGCCTCGGTACCGAGCCGGTGATCGACGGCGACAACCCGGCGCTGGAGGCGGTGAAGATCGACGTGGCGGCGGCCCACGACGCCGGGCTCCCCGAGGAGCGGGTGATCGCCTCCCACGCCGACGAGAACAACACGGCGTACCTGATGGAGGAGACCGACTGCTACCTCAGCTACACCATCGGCCACTCGTGGCTCGTCGGCGTCGACGCCGCGACCGTCGCGAACGCCATCGACGAGTACGGCCCCGAGCGGATCATGATCGACACCGACTGCGCGAACGTCCTCCGAACGGACCCGTACGCGATCAAGCGGGCGATACTCGAGCTGTACCGCTACGGCATCGACGCCGACGACATCCGCACGGTCGTGTGGGAGAACCCGAAGCGGGTGCTCGGGTTCGAGGAGTAG
- a CDS encoding MarR family transcriptional regulator: MGTTDDPYRLVECSDCGALAVGGDEVGCCGSAMTPVGRPGDDATDATPSPGAPDRADDFGDPPEPDLDELLRVVFGMSPAELDVCLCVMEHGTLTVAELTDRVGYDRSVVARHLNHLADLGVVEKRRQILDRGGDVYVYTPESPETVRRRFRELFLRWAAAGVDRIDDLSRRKVEGIAEAGSATEWTVFRES, translated from the coding sequence ATGGGCACGACCGACGACCCCTACCGGCTGGTCGAGTGTTCCGACTGCGGCGCCCTCGCCGTCGGCGGGGACGAGGTCGGGTGTTGCGGGTCCGCGATGACCCCCGTCGGCCGGCCGGGCGACGACGCGACAGACGCCACGCCGTCGCCGGGTGCTCCCGACCGCGCGGACGACTTCGGGGATCCCCCGGAGCCGGACCTGGACGAACTCCTCCGGGTCGTGTTCGGCATGTCGCCGGCGGAGCTGGACGTGTGCCTGTGTGTCATGGAACACGGAACGCTCACCGTCGCGGAGCTGACCGACCGGGTCGGCTACGACCGCAGCGTCGTCGCGCGCCACCTCAACCACCTCGCGGACCTGGGCGTCGTCGAGAAGCGCCGGCAGATCCTCGACCGCGGCGGCGACGTGTACGTCTACACCCCCGAGTCCCCCGAGACCGTCCGTCGGCGGTTCCGCGAGCTGTTCCTCCGATGGGCCGCCGCCGGCGTCGACCGCATCGACGACCTGAGCCGCCGGAAGGTCGAGGGGATCGCCGAGGCTGGGTCGGCGACAGAGTGGACCGTGTTCAGGGAGTCGTAG
- a CDS encoding TetR/AcrR family transcriptional regulator: MSKSDEGSVPADTREDIMEATFRALSEHGYSDLRMRDIGEEMEMTRQVIHYHYDGKQDLMSSFLEYIIDQYEGSVEVDGDAPPREELEARVHQCLFGPGFEEFSHWDRMKVYHELFTHAQNDEDHRAIFNEHYDRIRGSITEVVEDGIERGVFRDTDPERAGQLITDIIHAARGRKLSLGHDDAPERAWRSIDEFVVDSLLAEDADAEN; this comes from the coding sequence ATGAGCAAGTCGGACGAGGGGTCCGTCCCGGCGGACACCCGCGAGGACATCATGGAGGCGACGTTCCGCGCCCTCAGCGAGCACGGCTACTCCGACCTCCGCATGCGCGACATCGGCGAGGAGATGGAGATGACGCGGCAGGTGATCCACTACCACTACGACGGGAAGCAGGACCTCATGTCGAGTTTCCTCGAGTACATCATCGACCAGTACGAGGGGAGCGTCGAGGTCGACGGCGACGCCCCGCCGCGCGAGGAGTTGGAGGCCCGCGTGCATCAGTGCCTGTTCGGCCCGGGGTTCGAGGAGTTCTCCCACTGGGACCGGATGAAGGTGTACCACGAGCTGTTCACCCACGCCCAGAACGACGAGGACCACCGCGCCATCTTCAACGAACACTACGACCGCATCCGCGGCAGCATCACCGAGGTCGTCGAGGACGGCATCGAGCGGGGGGTCTTCCGCGACACCGACCCCGAGCGGGCGGGCCAGCTGATCACCGACATCATCCACGCCGCCCGCGGCCGCAAGCTCTCGCTGGGCCACGACGACGCCCCCGAACGGGCGTGGCGCTCCATCGACGAGTTCGTCGTCGACTCGCTGCTCGCCGAGGACGCCGACGCCGAGAACTGA